TCTTCCCCggattttttaattctaaGAGATCTGGGTTTCCTGGAATTTTAGGGAAATTTTCTGTAGTCGGCGACAGACTGTCGATTTATGTATCATTATCTTGTATTTTTTTTGCCTTCTGGACAATAGcgtttaaataaaatatgttatattaacttgtattttaattgtaatatttttcaaagttggatcataaaataatattaaaatggCTACAAATTACAACACTGTGGATATTCTCCCCTGCCAAACTTTATATGTATACAACCTCAACGATCAAATACATGTAGAAGTACTAAAGAAGCTTCTATACGAATTATTCGTTCCTTATGGAATCATAGTGGATATCGTAGCTAGAAGAACGAAAACATTAAGAGGCCAAGCCTTTGTGGTATTCAGGTAATTTTCTAAGGATCAAATAATGTTTTAGTGAAATATCAAGTGCAACTGCAGCTCTAAAGGGACTTAATGGAAGGaaagttttaaataaaGTATTGAAGATCGAATACGCAAAAAACAGATCTTACAAAACACTCAAGCCATCTGACTACTATAAGATGTCAAAAGCTAATCGAGCAAAGCTTAAACATGTCTCAGATCTACCAGAAGATCTAAGATCTAGCTTAACAGATGAATCTCACGCGTTATTCGTCCAAAATATCCCTCATGATATGAGCAAGGAATCGCTGGAGTTGCTATTCAAACAATATCCGGGCTTCAGGGGCTGTAGATTTATAGAAGGCCGATTCGTAGCCTTTGTCGATTATTCTATGGCCTCTCAGGCAGAGATCGCATTAGAGGGTTTGAATGGATTTAGAGTATCTCATACTCACGCCTTACAAATCTCACTAGCTAATtaaatactaaatttatgtattttttgatatttttttaattgaTCATTCGTTCatcttaaattttaatttgattgcaaactttattaaaatttgacaTTTAAGATTCCCATGTGCAGTTTATGGCCatgaattaattttatttactacttttttaaaatttgtttaattcagtaataaaagttaatttataatgttATCTATAATGTTTTTCTATTTTTCGCAAATTCTGTATACATCTTTCCCGTTTTTAATACAGATTTGATATTTAATTCAATAACTATCCAAATCTCagtgtaattttaaatttcaatCTCAGTTAAAGttcataatatataaaatattttttaaattcatataATGACAGGTAATCCACATTCTTAAGTTTAAACTCATGAACATCTGTAGAAGAAGAAAATATCGGATGTGTCGGAAGTTTACTTAGATCTTTCAAACATTTATTCACAAGAACCCCCAAATATTCCGTGGTAAAAACAGAACCTATTCCTAAAGAGGTTTTTGAGCCCAGATCCATCAAATTCCTGAAGCTTTTGGGAGAAGGTTTGACATTGgtgatttaataattatgtagGAGGATTCGGAAAGGTCTTTTTAGCACTGCAGGAGCAAGAAGATTCAACAACTGAGCTGTGTGCAGTAAAAAGGCTTGAGAAGTACCCTTTGATCGCCCAAAAGCAAGTCGACCACATTATCTCCGAAAACAAACTCCTCGGTTCTGTAAGCCATCCCTTCATAGTTAACCTCCTGGGTTCCTATAAGGATGACTATTACTTATACCTTGTAATGGAGTATGTGTCCGGTGGAGATTTCTTCGCGTACTTGAGGAAGAACGATAGGCTAAAATCCTACGATGCCATGTTCTATGCAGCCCAGGTGACGGCCATGTTCGAGTATCTCCAcgataataatataatataccgTGACTTGAAGCCAGAGAACCTGCTACTTTGCAGCGATGGGTATTTAAAGCTGGCAGACTTCGGATTCGCAAAGGTTGTTGAGTTTAGGACGCACACCCTTTGTGGAACTCCAGAGTACATGTCGCCTGAGATCATCTTGCACCTTGGATACGGAAAAGCTGTAGATTTTTGGACTCTAGGAATACTTATTTATGAAATGTTAGTTGGTTATCCTCCATTTTATGATGAAACCCCCTATAATTTGTACGataaaattcttaaatGTAAACTAAAATTCCCAAGTTTTTATGACGAGTAtgttttatcattttaataatgtgtagggACGCAAAGTATTTGACCTCGAGGCTTCTAGTTACCGATCCATCCAAAAGGTTCGGTAA
Above is a window of Theileria parva strain Muguga chromosome 2, complete sequence, whole genome shotgun sequence DNA encoding:
- a CDS encoding RNA recognition motif family protein (or RNP domain; RBD; RRM), encoding MATNYNTVDILPCQTLYVYNLNDQIHVEVLKKLLYELFVPYGIIVDIVARRTKTLRGQAFVVFSEISSATAALKGLNGRKVLNKVLKIEYAKNRSYKTLKPSDYYKMSKANRAKLKHVSDLPEDLRSSLTDESHALFVQNIPHDMSKESLELLFKQYPGFRGCRFIEGRFVAFVDYSMASQAEIALEGLNGFRVSHTHALQISLAN
- the Prkaca gene encoding cAMP-dependent protein kinase catalytic subunit; translation: MTEEENIGCVGSLLRSFKHLFTRTPKYSVVKTEPIPKEVFEPRSIKFLKLLGEGGFGKVFLALQEQEDSTTELCAVKRLEKYPLIAQKQVDHIISENKLLGSVSHPFIVNLLGSYKDDYYLYLVMEYVSGGDFFAYLRKNDRLKSYDAMFYAAQVTAMFEYLHDNNIIYRDLKPENLLLCSDGYLKLADFGFAKVVEFRTHTLCGTPEYMSPEIILHLGYGKAVDFWTLGILIYEMLVGYPPFYDETPYNLYDKILKCKLKFPSFYDEDAKYLTSRLLVTDPSKRFGNLHKGIEDIKKCKWFAAMDFNALLEKDLRPPYIPEKEKVDTATEYRGSEGFPKAVTGDEDPFVDW